One window of Caldisericum exile AZM16c01 genomic DNA carries:
- a CDS encoding ATP-binding protein, which translates to MNIIKKFWEYEYLKQATIFISFSIIAFVLFAFYPITETHFLIELLSIFINASIFLIFVLTPTFKKTLFLLIIGVSSLVVAVLDFFHAVYFPGGGIRNDIILSLNYWMLARAVQSFGYLIATMQKEVQVNKKMYLNTIIIFLIAIPVLIFAGRFIPQGVFYVEGSGTTFLKYLLEVLFAVFFLIFALKERKVPELFFAGIFMALSEANFVYYKSILSKLVLTGHIFKITGAISMLFFASKYYIVLPLKEVIELETKYKSESRSIKNLFNEVMHRWDKVAELRNAIIALEDEENIYEKIKEFYRKKDDTIGIAIFRSGNLCYKNDPKYPDSLEKYDTDKFDSVIVNNNTTFFFDKSSPYLNIYKQLSLFISLVLENISEKKKLTELNAKLEEADQYRIEFIRGFSHELKTPLNVMSGYLQILMRGAYGKLSTQVEEIIKEIYKANLRAVETVNNLLDLSRLESHNVLPKAEKLNALQFLNETLASVEELSKQKGLEFIIEVDTDLIIPSDPKFLKMIVTNLASNAVKNTEKGFVKVSLKVNDLDFLKLIVSDSGIGIPEEKITEIFKPFVKGESQEGHGLGLSLVEKYVKALDGTISVKSEVGKGTVFEVTIPIFPHIDTTNIKKRNQIDFLVIEPDEGNRNFLKHLLRDYKVEVASNAREGIIKALEMVPKVVTVDYGLSTITGDLYIEKLREFPELTNTKFLLYTGKTLNRIFLSDIPVVEKIGINVEEFKEVLNALKDSDILFLYGGEFEATKEKLIKAIKNEHPSKGVFARNIKEFQFVNLSILFDLVYLTKSTDVKESNLIDEILKIRSQFDKEFKILGG; encoded by the coding sequence ATGAATATTATAAAAAAATTTTGGGAGTATGAGTATTTAAAACAGGCAACTATTTTTATATCTTTTTCAATCATAGCATTCGTGCTATTTGCATTTTATCCGATTACTGAAACACACTTTCTAATTGAGCTGTTGAGCATTTTTATCAATGCCTCAATTTTTTTAATTTTCGTTTTAACACCAACATTCAAGAAAACCTTATTTTTGCTTATTATTGGTGTTTCATCGCTTGTAGTTGCAGTGCTTGATTTTTTCCATGCGGTGTATTTTCCCGGTGGAGGAATACGAAACGATATAATACTTTCACTAAATTACTGGATGCTCGCCCGGGCAGTGCAATCTTTTGGATACCTTATTGCAACGATGCAAAAAGAAGTGCAGGTTAATAAAAAGATGTATTTAAATACGATTATAATATTTTTGATTGCAATCCCGGTTTTGATTTTTGCAGGAAGATTCATTCCGCAAGGGGTTTTCTATGTGGAAGGATCTGGAACAACTTTTTTAAAATATTTGTTGGAAGTGCTTTTTGCAGTGTTTTTCTTAATCTTTGCATTAAAGGAGAGAAAAGTGCCTGAATTATTCTTTGCGGGTATTTTTATGGCTCTTTCGGAAGCAAATTTTGTTTATTATAAATCCATCTTAAGTAAGTTAGTTTTAACCGGTCATATATTTAAAATTACAGGGGCAATTTCTATGCTTTTCTTTGCATCTAAATATTACATAGTGTTACCTTTAAAAGAAGTAATAGAACTCGAAACCAAATATAAATCGGAAAGTAGAAGTATCAAAAACTTATTTAATGAGGTAATGCATAGGTGGGATAAGGTGGCAGAGTTAAGAAATGCTATTATTGCTCTTGAAGATGAAGAGAATATTTACGAAAAGATTAAGGAATTTTATAGAAAAAAAGATGATACAATAGGAATTGCAATATTTAGGTCAGGGAATCTTTGCTATAAAAATGATCCAAAATATCCAGATTCATTAGAAAAGTATGACACGGACAAATTTGACAGTGTAATAGTTAATAACAACACGACGTTTTTCTTTGACAAATCTTCGCCTTATTTAAATATATATAAGCAGCTTTCTCTATTTATTTCGCTTGTTCTTGAAAATATCTCTGAAAAGAAGAAACTCACAGAGTTGAATGCAAAACTTGAAGAGGCTGACCAATATCGTATCGAATTTATTAGGGGTTTCTCTCACGAATTGAAAACGCCCCTCAATGTAATGAGCGGCTACTTACAAATTCTAATGCGAGGCGCATACGGAAAATTGTCTACGCAGGTTGAAGAAATTATTAAAGAGATTTATAAAGCAAATCTCCGTGCAGTTGAAACTGTAAATAACTTACTTGATCTTTCGAGATTAGAGTCTCACAATGTTTTACCGAAAGCAGAGAAATTGAATGCATTACAATTTTTAAACGAAACGCTTGCATCAGTTGAAGAATTATCAAAGCAGAAAGGCCTTGAATTTATAATTGAAGTTGATACTGACCTTATCATACCTTCAGATCCTAAATTTTTGAAAATGATTGTGACCAATCTTGCAAGTAATGCAGTAAAAAATACTGAAAAAGGTTTCGTTAAAGTAAGTTTAAAAGTTAATGATTTGGACTTTCTTAAGTTGATCGTTTCTGATTCAGGCATAGGGATTCCTGAGGAAAAAATTACCGAAATCTTTAAACCCTTTGTAAAAGGAGAATCACAAGAAGGACATGGTCTTGGACTTAGTCTTGTTGAAAAGTATGTAAAGGCACTTGATGGGACAATTAGTGTTAAAAGTGAAGTTGGAAAGGGGACTGTGTTTGAAGTAACTATTCCTATTTTTCCCCATATTGATACTACAAATATAAAGAAGAGAAATCAAATAGATTTTCTTGTGATAGAACCAGACGAAGGTAATAGAAATTTTTTAAAGCATCTTTTAAGAGATTACAAAGTTGAAGTTGCGTCAAATGCAAGAGAAGGAATTATCAAGGCACTCGAAATGGTTCCTAAAGTGGTAACTGTTGACTATGGGCTCTCAACAATCACTGGTGATCTTTATATAGAAAAACTAAGGGAATTCCCGGAACTCACGAATACGAAGTTTTTACTATACACAGGAAAGACATTAAATAGAATTTTTTTGAGCGACATACCTGTGGTTGAGAAGATTGGTATAAATGTCGAAGAATTTAAAGAAGTTCTTAATGCACTGAAGGATTCAGATATCCTTTTCCTTTATGGAGGCGAATTTGAGGCTACAAAAGAAAAACTTATCAAAGCGATAAAGAATGAGCATCCTTCAAAGGGAGTTTTTGCAAGAAATATAAAAGAATTTCAGTTCGTGAATCTTTCGATACTTTTTGACCTTGTGTATCTTACAAAATCAACCGATGTAAAAGAAAGTAACCTTATTGACGAAATTTTAAAAATAAGAAGTCAATTCGACAAAGAATTTAAAATATTAGGAGGTTAA
- a CDS encoding DUF2905 domain-containing protein, whose protein sequence is MKMWKVLVLLGALLIVFGFIVMLFENWKFRLPGDIYIKRDNFEFYFPITTSIVISLILTLILNLIFRK, encoded by the coding sequence ATGAAGATGTGGAAAGTGCTTGTATTGTTAGGTGCCTTACTTATCGTGTTTGGTTTTATTGTGATGCTTTTTGAAAACTGGAAGTTTCGACTTCCAGGAGATATCTACATTAAGCGTGACAATTTTGAATTTTATTTCCCGATCACAACCTCAATTGTCATAAGCCTTATTCTAACGCTTATTTTAAACTTAATTTTCAGAAAATAA
- a CDS encoding indolepyruvate oxidoreductase subunit beta produces MQYNIYITGVGGQGVVKTSIVIGQACIKQGLNVVTSEIHGMSQRGGVVPVEVRIGDVNGPIIKNGSVDLLLSFEPLEAVRALPKLNENTVAVVNTEEIVPFTASLGISKYLSSKEYIDELKKYLKVVIPVNAEAIAKEIHDSIVSNMVILGVGASVPNFPIEKEYVIDAIKESFKPQYVNLNIKAFERGYELGKEYFK; encoded by the coding sequence ATGCAATATAATATTTACATTACAGGCGTTGGCGGTCAAGGAGTTGTAAAAACATCCATTGTAATAGGTCAGGCATGCATAAAGCAGGGCTTAAATGTTGTAACTTCCGAAATTCATGGGATGTCTCAAAGAGGTGGAGTTGTGCCTGTTGAGGTGCGCATTGGCGATGTGAATGGCCCAATTATAAAAAACGGAAGTGTGGATTTGTTGTTATCTTTTGAACCATTGGAAGCCGTTAGAGCCCTTCCAAAGTTAAATGAAAACACAGTTGCAGTTGTTAATACCGAAGAAATTGTGCCATTTACAGCATCACTCGGCATTTCAAAATACCTTTCAAGCAAAGAGTATATAGACGAATTAAAAAAATACCTTAAGGTAGTTATCCCTGTAAACGCAGAGGCTATTGCAAAAGAGATTCACGATAGTATTGTTTCAAATATGGTTATCTTGGGGGTTGGCGCATCTGTTCCAAATTTTCCCATCGAAAAGGAATACGTTATAGATGCTATAAAAGAGAGTTTTAAACCTCAGTATGTGAACCTCAATATAAAGGCATTTGAAAGAGGATACGAATTAGGAAAAGAATATTTTAAATAA
- a CDS encoding phosphate acyltransferase — MFKNFQEIIDHLKGFGKTPIVVVGEDKDAVEAVYDAHKIGIGVGVFVGSKEKFEKIFKEYEDKGFIKDVIDSKDDEEKCKLAVETVKNEGILLKGSVKTATLLKAVLNKEWGLRTERIITSVAAFESNYEGREKIVLISDGGVLIRPDIDTIVKEIDNAVFVANKLGNPMPKVALLCAVEVVNPDMPETVNAAMLRKMWERGQIKGCIVDGPLALDNALSMYAKEKKGIVSDVAGDADILITPDIVSGNILGKSVEYIGGKPLAVTVVGAAKPIMIPSRADRAESKLRSIALTMLISR, encoded by the coding sequence ATGTTTAAGAATTTTCAGGAGATTATTGATCACCTTAAGGGTTTTGGAAAAACGCCAATCGTTGTTGTAGGCGAGGATAAGGATGCAGTTGAGGCAGTTTATGATGCCCATAAGATTGGAATAGGTGTTGGTGTATTTGTAGGGAGTAAAGAAAAGTTTGAGAAAATTTTTAAGGAGTATGAAGATAAAGGGTTTATAAAGGATGTAATTGATTCAAAAGATGATGAGGAGAAGTGCAAACTTGCAGTTGAAACCGTGAAGAATGAGGGTATACTCCTAAAAGGCTCTGTAAAAACAGCTACTCTTTTAAAAGCAGTCCTCAATAAAGAGTGGGGGCTTAGAACTGAGAGAATCATAACGAGCGTTGCTGCATTTGAGTCGAATTATGAGGGGAGAGAAAAAATAGTCCTCATCTCTGATGGGGGCGTTTTAATTCGTCCCGATATTGATACTATTGTTAAAGAGATTGATAATGCCGTATTTGTTGCAAATAAACTTGGGAACCCTATGCCAAAGGTTGCGCTCCTCTGTGCAGTTGAGGTTGTAAATCCTGATATGCCTGAAACGGTGAATGCCGCAATGCTTCGAAAGATGTGGGAAAGAGGGCAAATAAAAGGTTGCATTGTTGACGGACCTCTTGCACTTGACAATGCACTCTCTATGTATGCAAAAGAAAAGAAAGGCATTGTTTCAGATGTCGCAGGCGATGCAGATATTCTCATTACTCCAGATATTGTTTCAGGGAATATCCTTGGAAAGTCTGTTGAGTATATTGGTGGTAAACCTCTTGCAGTAACGGTAGTTGGTGCAGCAAAACCGATAATGATCCCCTCTCGTGCAGACCGAGCTGAGTCTAAACTGCGCTCAATTGCCTTGACAATGTTAATATCGCGATAA
- a CDS encoding MFS transporter → MEDRSNAVKPKANYKKVFLLGMSSFSDQLFWGIYNTDIPIIVQTVYHLSNTLTGWVMNIDNILGLFLLPLVGMLSDRTNTKIGKRMPYILGGLLGGAFFFFLISLFAHFELPFIYVFLAIFFAVSAMSVQRSPTIALMADITPKEDRAPANSIMNLMTGIGGIFGILVVGMISSINRLLGFFVASIFIVIGAFAVFFSINEKRDAKYRSETDSEEPFSVLKSFGFLFKKENTSLLFLLFAVAFGWIGVNTVETFYTAYMSMESGLQATIGEQMAKLNLSIFFIAFIAFSVPAGFLGKKYRRKLPMLVGLLGLVFVFGIVVFVKNYSIHKYLFALGGILWDLFIVNAIPTVIDFGTSETQGTYTGFYYLFSQTANIIAPVLAGSLADVFKTKFVIFPVSVFAFIISFTSLIFMRRVPIKD, encoded by the coding sequence ATGGAGGATAGATCTAACGCAGTAAAGCCTAAAGCAAACTACAAGAAAGTATTCCTCTTGGGAATGAGTTCGTTTTCAGATCAACTTTTCTGGGGAATTTATAATACTGATATCCCCATAATTGTGCAAACCGTTTATCACTTATCTAACACCCTGACAGGTTGGGTTATGAACATTGATAACATCCTTGGCTTGTTTTTGCTTCCACTTGTTGGAATGCTATCTGATAGGACAAACACCAAAATTGGAAAGAGAATGCCATACATCCTTGGCGGCCTCTTAGGTGGAGCATTCTTCTTTTTCCTCATTTCACTTTTTGCCCATTTTGAATTGCCATTTATATATGTGTTTCTTGCGATATTCTTCGCAGTGTCGGCTATGTCGGTGCAAAGGTCCCCAACAATTGCGCTTATGGCCGACATAACACCGAAAGAAGATCGAGCCCCTGCAAACTCAATAATGAATCTTATGACAGGTATTGGTGGTATTTTTGGAATTCTTGTTGTGGGAATGATTTCATCGATTAACAGGCTTTTAGGATTTTTTGTTGCAAGTATCTTTATAGTGATTGGTGCCTTTGCCGTATTCTTTTCGATAAATGAAAAGCGCGATGCAAAATATAGAAGTGAGACTGATAGCGAAGAGCCTTTTAGTGTTCTTAAATCATTTGGCTTTTTATTTAAAAAAGAAAATACATCTCTTCTATTTTTGCTTTTTGCAGTTGCATTTGGTTGGATTGGAGTTAATACAGTTGAAACATTCTACACAGCGTATATGAGTATGGAGTCTGGCTTGCAAGCAACAATTGGCGAGCAGATGGCAAAACTCAATCTTTCAATTTTCTTTATTGCTTTCATTGCATTTTCTGTTCCTGCAGGCTTCCTTGGGAAAAAATATCGAAGAAAACTTCCCATGCTTGTTGGCCTTTTAGGGCTTGTTTTTGTGTTCGGTATTGTGGTTTTTGTGAAGAACTACTCTATTCATAAGTATCTTTTTGCGCTTGGCGGAATATTGTGGGATCTTTTCATTGTTAATGCAATCCCTACAGTTATTGATTTTGGAACGTCAGAAACACAAGGCACATATACTGGCTTTTACTATTTATTTTCTCAAACTGCAAATATCATTGCGCCGGTTCTTGCAGGTAGTTTAGCAGATGTATTCAAAACGAAATTTGTAATTTTCCCTGTTTCGGTTTTTGCATTTATTATATCTTTTACTTCTCTTATATTTATGAGAAGAGTGCCTATTAAAGATTAA
- a CDS encoding peroxiredoxin, protein MEEVKRLPLLGEKLPEFTVKTTHGVKKLPDDYKGKWFILFSHPADFTPVCTTEFVAFAKRYEQFKKLNTELIGLSIDQVFSHIKWVEWIENTLKVQIPFPIIADDRGTVAEALGMLHPNKGTNTVRAVFVVDDKGILRTMLYYPQELGRNMDEILRIVEALQVVDKEGVAIPANWPNNELIKDEVIIPPASDVETASKRMKEYTCYDWWFCHKKIK, encoded by the coding sequence ATGGAAGAAGTTAAAAGATTACCTTTACTGGGAGAAAAATTACCAGAATTTACTGTGAAAACGACACACGGTGTAAAGAAATTACCTGATGATTACAAAGGAAAGTGGTTTATTCTTTTTAGCCATCCGGCAGATTTTACTCCTGTTTGCACAACCGAATTTGTAGCATTTGCAAAGAGGTATGAACAATTTAAGAAACTTAACACAGAACTTATTGGTCTTTCAATTGACCAGGTATTCTCTCACATTAAGTGGGTTGAGTGGATTGAAAACACATTAAAGGTGCAAATTCCATTCCCAATCATTGCAGACGACAGAGGAACTGTTGCAGAAGCACTTGGAATGCTTCATCCTAACAAAGGTACAAACACCGTTAGAGCAGTTTTTGTAGTAGATGACAAGGGCATATTAAGGACAATGCTCTACTATCCACAGGAACTTGGAAGAAACATGGACGAAATTCTAAGAATCGTTGAGGCTCTCCAGGTTGTAGACAAAGAAGGCGTAGCAATACCTGCTAACTGGCCAAACAATGAACTTATTAAAGACGAAGTAATTATTCCACCTGCATCTGATGTAGAAACTGCCTCAAAGAGAATGAAGGAATACACTTGTTACGATTGGTGGTTCTGCCATAAGAAAATTAAATAG
- a CDS encoding HD domain-containing phosphohydrolase — protein MIDILLVEDDPFTRKMMEDMLKLMGFNYASVPNGKEAVEFVKKEEPVLILMDISMPVMNGIEATREIKAMGRGSIIIMLTAFGDEKAMSEAANAGADDFILKPVDFNIMKSRIETAIIAEKFFEQKKSMLKNFEELKELNEKKIEELTEENFNLTFELLQKLAIVSEFRDQETYEHTQRVSEISGFIAKEYGKDMEFVFLVKRSAPLHDIGKIGIRDSILLKPGKLTEEEYNEMKKHVEIGKNILSGSNTKVLKTAEVVAYYHHERWDGTGYPERLKGTEIPIEARIVCLADSIDAMFSKRPYKEAKEESFVKEELLRNKSTQFDPDLVDIVLSNWEFIKSFYRK, from the coding sequence ATGATAGACATCTTACTTGTAGAAGACGATCCTTTTACAAGAAAAATGATGGAAGATATGCTCAAACTTATGGGCTTTAACTATGCATCCGTTCCCAATGGAAAAGAGGCAGTTGAATTTGTAAAAAAGGAAGAGCCAGTTCTAATCCTTATGGATATTTCAATGCCTGTAATGAATGGAATTGAAGCAACAAGAGAAATCAAAGCAATGGGCAGGGGCTCGATAATTATAATGCTTACTGCATTTGGAGATGAAAAGGCAATGAGTGAGGCTGCAAATGCTGGTGCAGATGATTTTATACTTAAACCCGTAGATTTTAATATCATGAAATCCCGAATAGAGACCGCAATAATTGCAGAAAAATTTTTCGAACAGAAAAAGTCGATGCTTAAAAATTTTGAAGAACTAAAAGAACTTAACGAAAAGAAGATTGAGGAATTAACCGAAGAAAACTTCAATTTGACATTTGAACTTCTTCAAAAACTTGCAATAGTCTCAGAATTCCGTGATCAGGAAACTTATGAGCACACTCAAAGGGTAAGTGAAATTTCTGGATTCATTGCTAAAGAATACGGTAAAGATATGGAGTTTGTTTTTCTTGTTAAGAGATCTGCTCCCCTTCACGATATTGGTAAAATTGGTATTAGAGACTCAATTCTTCTTAAACCTGGGAAATTAACAGAAGAAGAATACAACGAAATGAAAAAGCATGTTGAAATAGGCAAAAACATCCTTTCAGGTTCAAATACGAAAGTTCTTAAAACGGCAGAAGTTGTTGCTTACTACCATCATGAAAGATGGGACGGAACTGGTTATCCAGAGCGGTTAAAAGGGACAGAAATTCCAATTGAGGCACGAATTGTTTGCCTTGCAGATTCAATTGATGCGATGTTTAGCAAACGGCCTTACAAGGAGGCAAAGGAAGAAAGTTTCGTAAAGGAAGAACTCTTAAGAAATAAAAGTACCCAATTCGATCCCGACCTTGTAGATATTGTGCTTTCGAATTGGGAATTTATAAAATCGTTTTATAGGAAATAG
- a CDS encoding alpha/beta hydrolase, translated as MGDKEKVGILLIHGFTGNLKTLSYLKTQFENSGFIIEMPSLSGHNTDYRDLDKVKFEDWLDDVETAFKRLKEKTGTIFVLGLSMGGALALHLQANFKDIKGVILVNHALTLKKSLKLFFVPILRHFVKFIYDPGSDIKDKSKTGLAYDYISLNALYEFMKLMKVIRSELANVTSPLLIFKSLEDHVIPYESVIITLKGVNSDEIILIHLKNSYHVATEDFDKEVIFNRSIEFIKTLLKEERWRIDLTQ; from the coding sequence ATGGGCGATAAAGAAAAAGTTGGGATTTTGCTTATTCACGGCTTTACTGGAAATTTGAAGACCCTCTCTTATCTTAAAACTCAATTTGAAAACTCAGGGTTCATCATTGAGATGCCATCATTGTCTGGTCACAACACCGATTATCGAGATCTTGATAAGGTGAAGTTTGAAGATTGGCTTGATGATGTTGAAACGGCCTTTAAGAGACTAAAAGAAAAAACGGGAACAATTTTTGTTCTTGGGCTTTCGATGGGAGGAGCACTTGCTCTTCACCTGCAAGCAAATTTTAAGGATATAAAAGGAGTCATCCTTGTAAATCATGCACTAACTTTAAAAAAGAGTTTGAAACTGTTTTTTGTCCCGATCTTGAGGCACTTTGTTAAATTTATTTACGATCCCGGCTCTGATATAAAGGACAAATCAAAAACAGGTCTTGCTTATGATTATATTTCTTTGAATGCACTCTACGAATTTATGAAACTCATGAAGGTTATAAGAAGCGAACTTGCAAACGTTACATCGCCTCTTCTTATCTTCAAATCACTTGAAGACCATGTTATTCCATACGAAAGCGTTATAATAACTCTTAAGGGTGTAAATTCAGATGAAATTATTCTTATTCATCTTAAAAATTCGTATCATGTTGCAACTGAAGACTTCGATAAAGAAGTTATTTTTAATAGAAGTATAGAATTCATAAAAACGCTTTTAAAGGAGGAAAGATGGAGGATAGATCTAACGCAGTAA